The genomic segment TGATTGTGCCCACGGCGCAGCCGCAGACTTCTGCTGCTTCTTCGTAGGCAAGTCCACCGGCTCCCACCAGCACCAGCGCTTCACGCTGGTCATCCGGCAACAGGTTCAGCGCGTTCCGGAGGGCAAGAAGGTCCAGTTCGTCACCGGCATTTGCGGGGGAAACGAGCGTTGCTTCGGCCACTTCAGGGTCGAGCGATGAGCGTCTCCAGGAGCGGCGTTTCTCGGAATAGAAAATGTTCCGCAGGATCGTGAAGGCCCAGGCCTTCATGTTTGTGCCTGCCTGAAAGCTCTGGCGGGCGTGCCACGCCTTCAGCATGGCATCCTGGGCCAGGTCGTCCGCCAGGGTCGAGTCACCGCAAAGACTTCGGGCGAAGGCACGAAGGTGTGGGATCAGGGCCGCCAGTTCCTGTTTGAACGTGGCGTCGTCAAGCCGTTCGGTCGGTTCGCTCATGCGGGGCACCTACGAGGGTTTCGACGAAGTGTCGGGGGAACGGTTGCGGTCTGCTTCTTCCAGCAGGCGCATGAAGTCGTCGGGTACGCTCTCATGAGTGACGTCGTCATAAAGACGGCGGAGCTGTTCTCCCAGGCGGTCACCGCGACGCTTTCGTTCCGTATCAGCCTCCTTCCGGCCGTCGGTTCTCTTTTCGTCCATAATATCTTGCCCTAAGAAATCCGGTATCTGAGCGCGCGGAAAACGCGCTTTCCTGCCATTATAAATCCTGAATTCACCAAAGGTTCCGCAAAAAATGCAAAAAATTCGATTTTGCATGCAACCAATTCGCGGCAAGCGGGTTGTTAACGCAGAGTTGATGGAGTTTTTCCCATGAGTCTTGTTAAGAAACTGGCGCCGCACCTGCCTTATCTGCGACGCTATGCCCGCGCACTTACGGGCAAGCAGGAGAGCGGCGATGCCTATATCCGCGCTTCCCTTGAGGCTCTCGTAGCCTCCCCCGACAAAATGGACGCCGAGGGTGATCCACGGGTGGAATTATACCGTTTTTTCCATGTTGTGTGGGGGTCTACCGGCGCCCAGCTTGAGGCTGAGCAGGAGGACGGGGATGCCGCCACGGCGCGCTTGCGGAAGCTGGCCCCGATCCAGCGTCAGGCCTTTCTGCTGACGTCGCTCGAGGGATTTTCCCGGCCTGAAGCCTCCTACATCCTGGGCGTCACCGAGGGCGAGCAGGCAGAGCTTGAGCGCGCGGCGATTGCTGAGATCGAGGCGGAACTGTCCACCAAAGTGCTGGTGATCGAAGATGAACCGATCATCGCGGCAGACCTGGAAAGTCTGGTTGAGGAGCTTGGCCACGAGGTGACCGGCAACGCAACGACCTACACGGAAGCCATGGCGATGGTGAAATCCAATCCGCCCGGGCTGATCCTGTGTGACATCCAGCTGGCGGATGGGTCGTCCGGTATCGACGCCGCGAACGACATCCTGAAGGAAATGGATGTCCCGATCATTTTCATTACGGCTTTCCCGGAACGGCTGCTGACAGGAGACCGTCCGGAACCGACCTTCCTGATCCCGAAACCCTTCCAGGAAAATACGGTGAAAGCGGCGATCGGCCAGGCCTTGTTCTTCCATCCGGCCCGCGAAACAGCCTGAGGGGAGCTTCCTCCCATAGCAAACGCCCTCCCTGTCACAGGGAGGGCGTTTTGATTTTGCGGATCAGTGTCGAGCCTAGATGGCCTGTAGCAGCATAACCGCGCCAATGCCCAGAATGGCGATGAGCGTACCGGCAGTCAGAACCCAGACCAGGCCCACACGCTCGCCCTGGCGGGCTTCTTTGGGCGTCAGGTCAGTATCTTGTTGCGTCTGCATGATAATCTCCTTTCGCTACATCAACGCGATCGAAGAACGCCAGTTCCATGTTTTTCACCTATGTTTGGGAAGAAAAATTAAATTTGGGACATTATGGAACCGTGTGGCCGAGTGTCCGTTGGTCATGCAGCGAAACAGAAAGGAATAAGACATGAGCACGGTCACGAAAGAAAAACAGGCTGCCGCAAATGATGCCGGCCTGCAGGATGACCTCAATGCGCTTAAGGAAGACATGGCTACCTTGCGCAAAGACCTTCAGTCGACCTTTGGGAGCCTGAAGGGGTTTGCCGAGTCCAAGGCCAATGATGGTGTCAGCAAGGGCAAGGACTTTGCTGCCGATGCAGGCGAGCAGATCAAGTCGGCCCGTATCGACCTTCAGTCCCAGATCCGCGAAAAGCCGATGGCGGCCGTTGGCCTGGCATTTGGTGCCGGTCTTTTGATTGCTCTGCTCGGACGGAAATAATATCGTGGACGAAACCAAACTCCGCTTCTTTGCAGCCACCGTCGGTGTCCTTCTGGGGCTCGGCGGTGTGCTGGCCTTGTTCGCCGCCGCGACAATCGCGCTCGCCGAGGTCATGGGGCTGGCGGCAGCGGCGTTCACAGTCGCCGGCGTCGGCCTGTTGCTGGCGGTGGCCTGCCTGATGTTTTTCCTGCAGCCTTTCCGGTCCATGGAAGAGGAGGTCGACGAAGTGGAGGATGCCACTGCCGACGCCCTGGCAGATCTTCCTATTGATGCGCTCCGCAGCTTTGTTGAGCGGCGCCCGCTGACGACCACGGCGCTGGCCATGGTGCTCGGCTATTCCGTCGTCAAAGACCCGCAAACGGCGCAGCGTCATGCCGAGCGCTTCTTCATGTCCATGCTGTAGTAAATACGGCAGGTCTGCTGCCTGGGCGATTGTGACTGGTGAAGGGCGGGGGCGACATTTTTGGCGACGCACCCTACATAATAGGCATGCGCGTACCTCTCATGATCCTGTCAGCACTCGGTGCCGGTCTTGTGGCCGGACGCAAGCTGCTCGGCAAGGAGATCAGCGGCCGGAAAAACAAGGCCATCGAGGCGGCTGTCGAGGAGGCGCGCCACCGGATCCGTGCGGACACGATGTTGTTTGTCTCACGCAGTTTCCGGCGGTTTGCCATCGCCACTGGCATCAAGCTCCTGATCCTGCTGTGGCTCTGGGGGCTGCACCATTTCGCGGGCATGCCTCGGCCGGTGTTTGCCACGATCACCGTGATCACACTCGCAGTCTTCATGATCCGCGACCTCTGGATCAATTATCCCGCCATCAAGCTGACGCTCACAGAGCTGCACCGTCACGGGTGGCACCCGAAACGCGCGCTGAGTGAGACAATCGCGGCCCGCGTCTTCGAAGAAGTGCTGCTGGAGGCGGGAAACCAGAAACAGACGCGCACAGGCGCCATCATGCTGATGCTGGCCGGTGAAGACCGCAGCCAGATGCATCATGACGTTGCCACAGCGGTTGCAGACATCGCCCGCGAGACAAGCTGGGACGATATCCGGCCCTATGTCATTTCTGCTGTTTTACGGATCGGGACGCTGGCCCTGATCTACAGCGCCAGCGTCTGGATCCTGGTGCACTACTGATCAGTCGAGATCGAGCGCTTCGGAAATCGCGGTCCAGTCGACCATCTTGAAGTTCTGATTGAGCTCGGAGACCGGGTTGGCATCATCCTGCACAACCAATAGTCCGCCGGGAAGGCCCGGTAGTGGCGCGGAGGTAATGTCGAGACCGTCCGTGTGGGTCACACCGCCGATGCCGGTGACCTCATTGTCGACAATGGAGAATACGCCGCGCGGGGCAAAGGGCGGAGCGCGGTCGTAAACGACATAGCGGTCAGCCTCCTGTGCCGAGACCACCAGGTAGCCCGACTGGGCATCGTCACCGAGCCACAGGCTCATGCCTTCGACATCCTCGACCAGTCCATTGGCCGCGGCAATCGTGTCCACAACGAGCGGGTCAGCCGTCTCGTCCTTCAGGTCCACGGCCCACACGCCGAACGCTTCTTCGCCGACGAACAGGCGTTCATTGGCGTCATCGAACACGCAGCCTTCCAGCTTTGACGGCAGTTTCACTACACGGTCCAGTGATGGCGTGAGCTTGTTCACCGTCTCCCAGGTGGCCGACCAGAGCTGGACTGTGCCGTCCTTGTAGGTCACCGCGGCGCGATAGGTCTCGCCGGTCAGGCCAGCACAGATGCCATAGGGCTCGTCCTTGCCGGTCGGGGAGTCGCCGATGTGGGACACTGTCAGGGTTTGCGGATTGATATCGAACCAGGAGATCACATTGTGCGAGTCGTTGGAGGCGATGGCGGTATTGCCCCGCAGGTCGACATTGTTGACCTGGCCGACGGGCAGTTCCTGGAGTTCGCCGCCGTCGAGGGCGTAGACATAAACGCCTTCATCCTTGTTGGTGCCGAGGATCAGCGAGCTGGCCGGATCGGCCGTGTTGACCCAGATAGCCGGATCATCTGCGAGGTCGCCTTCACCGTTCATCGGCGCGGTTTCGTTCATGGGGACGACAGTGGCGATCTCACCGGAATAAGGCGGCGGGGTCGTGGCGCAGGCTGCAATCGGCAGCAACGCGGCGATCAAGTAGGTGGATTTCATTGAACAATATCCTGATCTTGTGTGACCGGGCCGGAATCCGCATGGCGAATCCCGGCCCCCTTGAGTCTGATTATTAGCGGAGGCCGATCAGTATGTCAGCCGCACGCCGAACACGCTGGTCCAGCCGAACTCGTCATACTGCGACAGGCGGCGCTCGCTGCCATGGTAGTAGTATTCCGGTTCGTCGGTGAGGTTCTTGCCTTCGACATAGACCTGAACATGGTCGTTCAGCTCATACTTGGCAGAAGCTTCAACCGACAGGTGGCCGTCCGTGTAGCGGTCGATGTTCTCGCCGAACAGTTCGTCCAGATAGTCGCCGCGATAGTTCGCCGACACGCGCAGGTCCCATGGGCCCTTGTCGTAGGCGAGGGCCACGTTCCACACCACATCATTCTGCTTCAGAAGTGGAACTTCACGAGTGCCGCGCGGGTCTTCCTCATTCGGGATCCGTGCCTGGGATTCGACCAGGGTCAGGTTGCCGGAGAGGAGGAAGCCGTCGAGGCTTTCATTGATGAAGCCAAGGCCCTGAACATAGTTGAATTCCACGCCGCGAACATAGGACTGGTCAACGTTGATGTAGGTCGAGACTTCTTCGAGGTTCGCCACGTAGGACGCAGGCAGGAAGGAAAGGTCGACCTCGCCCGGAAGCTGGTCGATCTCATAGGTTGCCGGGAAGATCGCATTGTCGATCGATTTGTAGAAGACACCCGCCGACAGAACAGCCAGCTTCGTCGGATAGTATTCAATCGACAGGTCGTAGTTGTCGGCTTCGTAGGGCTTCAGGTTCGGGTTGCCCATCTCCAACTCATCGCGGTCATCGTTGAACAGGGCGATCGGTGCCATGTCGCCGAAGGCAGGGCGCACCACAGCGCCATAATAAGCGGCGCGGGCAAACAGATTGTCCGAAAGCGCATACTTCAGGTTCACGCTCGGCAGGATGTTCTGGTAGTCGTCCGAATAGTTGCGCGTCAGCACATTGTTCGGGTCATCTTCTTCCGCGAAGATATAGCCGGTGGAGTCGACGCTGGTGCCTTCGAAACGCAGACCGGCCACAACCGTGACATTGTCGATCTCGAACGTCCCCATGCCGTAAAGCGCCAGGATCTGTTCGTCGATTGTGTAGTCGCCGGCGATGGTTTCGACATTGGTGTCGTCTTCGTTCAGATCGTCGGCCGTGACGACCGAGCGCAGGCCATAGGTCAGCCCGGCATCCGGCCAATTGAACATCGGATTGTTCATCCGCCAGCCGGAAATTGCGGCATTCGGGCGGATATAGTCGGTCATCAGAACATCGTCGATTTCATACACGTCGAGGTTCTGGTCCCGGACTTTTTCACGGTCGCGAAGCTTGACGCCGCCTTTCCAGGTGACCGGAATGTCGCCGATCACACTGTCGCGGGAGATGTCCAGCTTGCCGGACCATTCGGTGTCTTCGTTCGTGGTGTATTCGCGCTCGAAGGCGTCCATTTCATAGGAGGACGGGTCGAGCAGGAAATCGAAGCCAGGACCCGACAGGCGCGGCTTTTTCGGGTCGGACAGATCGAACTGCAGGATGCCGTCGCCCTCCAGATCGTCGGAGCGGAACGTGACGTCGTGATTGTTGGAATCGTCTTCTTCCGCATAGGCGTAGGAGACTTCGTAGTCGAATTGCCACGGGCCTTTGAACGTGTTGCCGCCGAGTGCGTAGGTCTGGATCGTCCGGACCTCTTCACGTTTCCGGGCTTCCGCATCGGCTTCGGCATAGTCGAACGCGAAGCCGTTATCGGTAACGGTCGGATCTTCCTCGTCGAGGCTGCGGAATTCCCATTTGTTGCGGACTTCGTCGTCGGTGTACTGGTTATAGAGCGTCCGCAGGTAAAGCTCGGTGTTTTCAGAGGCTTTGAAGTCGATGTTTGCGACCAGGCCGATACGCTCACGGGTCAGGTCGTACCAGCGCATTTCGTAATCATCGTCCGGGACGATTGCGTCGACGTCCTTGTTAAAGCCCCAGCCGCCGGTCTCGTTGTTATGTGCCTGGATACGGCGGTCCTGATAGTTGGCGGACACAGCGACGCCGAGACGGTCGCCGAACGTGTTGGAATAGGTGAGCGTCGCCTTCGGCGAGACTTCTTCCGTGATCTCGTTATAGGCGCCTTCCAGCTTGGCGCGGACGAACTGGCCGTCGCGGTCGAAGGCAGAGATCGTTTTCATGTTGATGATGCCGCCGAGCGTGTCGGCGTCGACATCCGGCGTCAGCGATTTCTGAACTTCAATCCCGTCCAGCAGGTCGGATGGCACGCCATCCAGAAGCACGCCGCGGCGGTCTTCCGGGGACGGGGTGCGCACACCGTTGATCGAGGAGGCGATCAGGTCGGTGTTGAGACCGCGGATGGAGACGTAGCGGCCTTCGCCCTGGTCGTTCTCGATGGAAAGGCCCGGCACGCGGGAGAGCGAGTCGGCGACCGTTGTGTCAGGGAAGTTGCCGAGGCCGTCGGAGTCGATCACGGAGATGATCGCATTCGAGGCGCGCTGCTGGTTGATGGCGCCAGCCTGGGCGGCGGTGGAGCCGACCACGAGGACGTTGTCCATATAGCGCGTGTCGCTGCCGACGGTGAAGTTCACAGTGGCCGAGCCGGAGAGCGAGACGTCGGAGGTGACCTTGTCTGCGCCGATATAGGATACCGACAGCGTGTAGTCGCCGGCCGGGATGTTGGTGAAGCGGTAGTCGCCATAGCGGTCGGAAGCGGCGGTGCGGCCGAGTTCTTCAATGGTGACGATGGCGCCCTGCAGCGGCGCTTCGCCGGAGGCGTCAGTCACCTGACCGGTGATGATGTCGGCGGAAGCCACCTGGATAAGCCCGGCGGAGGCAACCCCGAGCGCGAGTAGTGAACGATAAGATTTTGGCATGACAGACCCCTCTGTTCGGTGAACCGAAGCGGCCTTCCCACAGTTTCTTGACGGGCCTGTATCGGTTTTGTCACCGTTGTGTGACGCGCTCAGGTTGCCGGAGCTGGGGCGGCCAAAAAGACGCTTTTGGCCCGGCTGTGCGTCTTTCCGGCAACAGGCCGGACTCGGGGATACTGAAATATGGATGACGTTTTTGACGCAGGCGGTTGGTCTCTTGGAATCTAATAATTTACACTTATGTAAAGTGTAAATTGAGACCGGAGAGATCGACGAGATGATCAGGGACAGTGAGAATATGGAGCCGCTGGTGACCGAAGCCACAGGCCTGCTCAAATCCCTCAGCCACCCGGACCGGCTGATGATCTGCTGCCAGTTGCGCGGCGGGGAAATGGCGGTTTCGGAGCTGGAGGCTGACCTCGGCATCCCGCAACCGCGCCTGTCGCGGGAACTCGCCAAGCTGCGTGAGGAGGGCGTCCTGACCGCCCGCCGGGATGCGCGGCAGGTTTTCTACACACTTTCAGACACGCGCGCGCATGCGATGGTGGATGCCATTTGCTCAGTCATGCTGGGCAGGCAGGCCGATCCGGATGTGCGCATGACCCAGACAGCCAAAGCCAGACATTAAGGAGCCCCCGCGATGACACATCCCGTTGTGACCGCTTTCTTCGACGAACCCACTTTCACGGTGAGCTATGTCGTTGCCGACCCGGAGACCAAGGCCTGCGCCGTGGTCGATTCGGTGCTGGATTTCGATCCGGCGTCCGGCCGCACGAATACCGAGTCCGCCGATGAGATCATTGAGTTCATTCAGAAAAATGACCTCAAGGTGGCGTGGATCCTGGAGACCCACGTCCATGCCGACCATTTGTCGGCCGCGCCATATATCCAGGAAAAGCTGGGTGGCAAGATCGCCATCGGCGCCGAGATCCGCACCGTGCAGGACACGTTCGGCAAGATCTTCAATGAAGGCACCCGCTTCCAGCGCGACGGCAGCCAGTTCGACAAGCTGATGGTGGACGGCGACACATTCCGCATCGGGAACATCGAAGCCCATGCCCTGCACACGCCCGGCCACACGCCAGCCTGCATGACCTATGTCGCCGGCGACGCGGCATTTGTGGGCGATACCATGTTCATGCCGGACTATGGCACCGCCCGGGCAGACTTTCCCGGCGGAGACGCCCGGACGCTGTTCCGTTCGATCAAGAAAGTCCTCAGCCTGCCGCCCGAAACCCGCCTGTTCATGTGCCATGACTACAAGGCGCCGGGCCGGGACGAGTACAAGTGGGAAACCACGGTCGCCGAGGAGCGGGCGAACAATGTTCACGTCCATGACGGAGTGACCGAGGACGAGTTCGTCGCCATGCGCGAGGCGCGGGACGCGACGCTGGACATGCCGCGGCTGATTCTGCCTTCGATCCAGATCAATATGCGCGCCGGCCAGATGCCGGAGCCGGACGATAATGGCACCAGCTATCTGAGAATTCCGCTGAACGCTCTATAGTGCCGGAAAAAGCCGGGAGCTGAACGCGTGAGACTGTCCGAACACCTGCCCATTCTTGAATGGGGCCGCACTTATAATGGCGGCACGTTCGCCAATGACATGGTGGCGGCGGTGATCGTGACGGTCATGCTGATCCCGCAATCGCTGGCCTATGCGATGCTGGCCGGCCTGCCGCCGCAGGTGGGGCTCTACGCCTCCATCCTGCCGCTGGTGGTCTACGCCATTTTCGGCACCAGCCGGACAATGGCCGTGGGGCCGGTGGCGATCCTGTCGCTGATGACGGCCGTCGCTGCCGGCAAGGTGGCGGAGCAGGGCACGCCGGAATACCTGACTGCCGCGATCATCCTGGCCATCCTGTCCGGCCTGATCCTGGTGGTGATGGGCATTTTCCGGCTGGGCTTCCTCGCCAATTTCCTGAGCCACCCGGTCGTCTCCGGCTTTGTCACCGCGACGGGTATCCTGATCGCGGTCAGCCAGCTGAAATACCTGCTGGGCGTACAGGCGAGCGGGCACAACATCATTGAGACGCTGGCCAGCATCATCAGCCATCTGGGTGATGTGAACTGGTATACCGTCGCCATCGGCGCCCCGGCGGTGGCCTTCCTGTTCTGGGCGCGCAAAGGCCTGAAGCCGTTGCTGCTGGCGCTGGGCCTGAAGGAACATATCGCGGGCACACTGGCCCGCTCCGGGCCGGTTCTGGCCGTGGTGGTGGGCGGCCTGGCCGTCGTCGCCTTCGGGCTGGAAACCAAAGGCGTAAGCATTGTCGGCGACATTCCGAAAGGCCTGCCGGGCCTGACGGTGCCGGAGTTCGACCCCGGCCTGTGGCAATCGCTGCTCGGCTCTTCTGCGCTGATCGCGATGATCAGCTTCATTGAATCGGTTTCCATGGCACAGACGCTGGCCGCCCGGCGCCGCCAGCGGATCGACCCGGACCAGGAGCTGGTCGCCCTCGGCGCCTCCAGCCTCGCGGCGGGCTTTTCCGGCGGCTATCCTGTGACGGGCGGCTTTGCCCGCTCTGCCGTGAATTTCGATGCGGGCGCAGAAACACCTGCGGCCGGGGCGTTCACCGCCATCGGCATTGCGCTGGCGGCTCTGTTCCTGACGCCGCTGCTCTACAATCTGCCGCAAGCCGTGCTGGCCGCGACGGTGATCGTCGCCGTGCTCGGCCTCGTGGATCTGAAAAAGCTGGCCCATACGCTCAGCTATTCGAAGCGGGATTTCGCCGCCATGCTGGGCACGATCCTCGTGACGCTGCTGGCGGGCGTGGAGCTGGGCGTCACGACCGGCATTATCGTCTCCATCGGGCTGCACCTTTATGTCACCTCCAAGCCGCACTTTGCGATTGTGGGGCAGGTGCCCGGCACCCACCATTTCCGCAATGTGAACCGCCACGCGGTTGTTACACCGGAACATATCGTCACGATACGGATCGATGAGAGCCTCTATTTTGCCAATGCCCGCTTCCTTGAGGATACGGTTTATTGCGTCCTCGGGAACCGGCCGGATGTGCAGCATATCGTGCTGATGTGCCCGGCGGTGAACCATATCGATGTCAGCGGTCTCGAAAGCCTGGAGGCCATCAACCGGCGCCTCAAGGATGCGGGCGTGACCCTGCACCTCAGCGAGGTGAAAGGCCCGGTGATGGACCGGCTGGAACGCACGCATTTCCTGGATGAACTGACGGGCAATGTGTACCTGAACCAGTTCGACGCGATCGTGGACCTCGACTATGACTGCGCAAAATCCGCCATCGAAAAGACAGGCAAGGTGACCGACCCGGCCTCCGACCCGTGCCCCTCACAATGTATCGCGGGCGTGCGGGAGATGGGCTGAACTAGCCTTCACCTCGTGCGCCTTTCAGGCGCCCCTCACCGCCCGCTTCGCGGGCCACCTCTCCCAGAGGGAGAGGGGTGCGACGCGGAGCACGGATAATCCCTCTCCCTCTGGGAGAGGAGGGGCCCGCGCCCAAAGGGCGTGGGAGGTGAGGGGCTTGGTGAGAGGAAAAAGAGCGCTCTCTCCACAGTGTCATCCCGGAATTTGCGGAGCAAATATC from the uncultured Hyphomonas sp. genome contains:
- a CDS encoding TonB-dependent receptor, producing MPKSYRSLLALGVASAGLIQVASADIITGQVTDASGEAPLQGAIVTIEELGRTAASDRYGDYRFTNIPAGDYTLSVSYIGADKVTSDVSLSGSATVNFTVGSDTRYMDNVLVVGSTAAQAGAINQQRASNAIISVIDSDGLGNFPDTTVADSLSRVPGLSIENDQGEGRYVSIRGLNTDLIASSINGVRTPSPEDRRGVLLDGVPSDLLDGIEVQKSLTPDVDADTLGGIINMKTISAFDRDGQFVRAKLEGAYNEITEEVSPKATLTYSNTFGDRLGVAVSANYQDRRIQAHNNETGGWGFNKDVDAIVPDDDYEMRWYDLTRERIGLVANIDFKASENTELYLRTLYNQYTDDEVRNKWEFRSLDEEDPTVTDNGFAFDYAEADAEARKREEVRTIQTYALGGNTFKGPWQFDYEVSYAYAEEDDSNNHDVTFRSDDLEGDGILQFDLSDPKKPRLSGPGFDFLLDPSSYEMDAFEREYTTNEDTEWSGKLDISRDSVIGDIPVTWKGGVKLRDREKVRDQNLDVYEIDDVLMTDYIRPNAAISGWRMNNPMFNWPDAGLTYGLRSVVTADDLNEDDTNVETIAGDYTIDEQILALYGMGTFEIDNVTVVAGLRFEGTSVDSTGYIFAEEDDPNNVLTRNYSDDYQNILPSVNLKYALSDNLFARAAYYGAVVRPAFGDMAPIALFNDDRDELEMGNPNLKPYEADNYDLSIEYYPTKLAVLSAGVFYKSIDNAIFPATYEIDQLPGEVDLSFLPASYVANLEEVSTYINVDQSYVRGVEFNYVQGLGFINESLDGFLLSGNLTLVESQARIPNEEDPRGTREVPLLKQNDVVWNVALAYDKGPWDLRVSANYRGDYLDELFGENIDRYTDGHLSVEASAKYELNDHVQVYVEGKNLTDEPEYYYHGSERRLSQYDEFGWTSVFGVRLTY
- a CDS encoding MBL fold metallo-hydrolase encodes the protein MTHPVVTAFFDEPTFTVSYVVADPETKACAVVDSVLDFDPASGRTNTESADEIIEFIQKNDLKVAWILETHVHADHLSAAPYIQEKLGGKIAIGAEIRTVQDTFGKIFNEGTRFQRDGSQFDKLMVDGDTFRIGNIEAHALHTPGHTPACMTYVAGDAAFVGDTMFMPDYGTARADFPGGDARTLFRSIKKVLSLPPETRLFMCHDYKAPGRDEYKWETTVAEERANNVHVHDGVTEDEFVAMREARDATLDMPRLILPSIQINMRAGQMPEPDDNGTSYLRIPLNAL
- a CDS encoding phytase — its product is MKSTYLIAALLPIAACATTPPPYSGEIATVVPMNETAPMNGEGDLADDPAIWVNTADPASSLILGTNKDEGVYVYALDGGELQELPVGQVNNVDLRGNTAIASNDSHNVISWFDINPQTLTVSHIGDSPTGKDEPYGICAGLTGETYRAAVTYKDGTVQLWSATWETVNKLTPSLDRVVKLPSKLEGCVFDDANERLFVGEEAFGVWAVDLKDETADPLVVDTIAAANGLVEDVEGMSLWLGDDAQSGYLVVSAQEADRYVVYDRAPPFAPRGVFSIVDNEVTGIGGVTHTDGLDITSAPLPGLPGGLLVVQDDANPVSELNQNFKMVDWTAISEALDLD
- the sulP gene encoding sulfate permease, translating into MRLSEHLPILEWGRTYNGGTFANDMVAAVIVTVMLIPQSLAYAMLAGLPPQVGLYASILPLVVYAIFGTSRTMAVGPVAILSLMTAVAAGKVAEQGTPEYLTAAIILAILSGLILVVMGIFRLGFLANFLSHPVVSGFVTATGILIAVSQLKYLLGVQASGHNIIETLASIISHLGDVNWYTVAIGAPAVAFLFWARKGLKPLLLALGLKEHIAGTLARSGPVLAVVVGGLAVVAFGLETKGVSIVGDIPKGLPGLTVPEFDPGLWQSLLGSSALIAMISFIESVSMAQTLAARRRQRIDPDQELVALGASSLAAGFSGGYPVTGGFARSAVNFDAGAETPAAGAFTAIGIALAALFLTPLLYNLPQAVLAATVIVAVLGLVDLKKLAHTLSYSKRDFAAMLGTILVTLLAGVELGVTTGIIVSIGLHLYVTSKPHFAIVGQVPGTHHFRNVNRHAVVTPEHIVTIRIDESLYFANARFLEDTVYCVLGNRPDVQHIVLMCPAVNHIDVSGLESLEAINRRLKDAGVTLHLSEVKGPVMDRLERTHFLDELTGNVYLNQFDAIVDLDYDCAKSAIEKTGKVTDPASDPCPSQCIAGVREMG
- a CDS encoding sigma-70 family RNA polymerase sigma factor; protein product: MSEPTERLDDATFKQELAALIPHLRAFARSLCGDSTLADDLAQDAMLKAWHARQSFQAGTNMKAWAFTILRNIFYSEKRRSWRRSSLDPEVAEATLVSPANAGDELDLLALRNALNLLPDDQREALVLVGAGGLAYEEAAEVCGCAVGTIKSRVSRARKAVAELLENNETGFSSDSDISAGEAFEDIMNQAAAISAANGG
- a CDS encoding response regulator, with amino-acid sequence MSLVKKLAPHLPYLRRYARALTGKQESGDAYIRASLEALVASPDKMDAEGDPRVELYRFFHVVWGSTGAQLEAEQEDGDAATARLRKLAPIQRQAFLLTSLEGFSRPEASYILGVTEGEQAELERAAIAEIEAELSTKVLVIEDEPIIAADLESLVEELGHEVTGNATTYTEAMAMVKSNPPGLILCDIQLADGSSGIDAANDILKEMDVPIIFITAFPERLLTGDRPEPTFLIPKPFQENTVKAAIGQALFFHPARETA
- a CDS encoding NepR family anti-sigma factor, yielding MDEKRTDGRKEADTERKRRGDRLGEQLRRLYDDVTHESVPDDFMRLLEEADRNRSPDTSSKPS
- a CDS encoding metalloregulator ArsR/SmtB family transcription factor — protein: MIRDSENMEPLVTEATGLLKSLSHPDRLMICCQLRGGEMAVSELEADLGIPQPRLSRELAKLREEGVLTARRDARQVFYTLSDTRAHAMVDAICSVMLGRQADPDVRMTQTAKARH